One Candidatus Binatia bacterium DNA segment encodes these proteins:
- a CDS encoding YraN family protein yields MANRGGNQRQRYGRDGESAAAAYLETLGYDLLERNVQCGRWELDLIARTGSTLVFVEVRSRSTSRYGCPSETVGTRKQAHIVNAASLWLRGRRLAGPVRFDVIAVNWEAGRPFCRHFPDAFRSTF; encoded by the coding sequence ATGGCCAACCGGGGGGGAAATCAGCGTCAACGATACGGACGAGATGGAGAGTCCGCAGCGGCAGCCTATCTGGAAACGCTTGGCTACGATCTTCTCGAGCGGAACGTCCAATGCGGTCGATGGGAGCTGGACCTCATCGCGCGGACCGGATCAACTCTGGTTTTTGTCGAGGTTCGTTCTCGGTCGACGTCTCGATATGGGTGTCCTTCCGAGACGGTAGGCACTCGCAAGCAGGCGCATATCGTCAACGCGGCCTCCTTATGGCTGCGGGGCCGGCGTCTGGCGGGCCCGGTTCGATTCGATGTGATCGCGGTCAACTGGGAGGCAGGCCGGCCTTTTTGTCGGCATTTTCCGGACGCATTTCGCAGTACCTTCTAG
- the gatA gene encoding Asp-tRNA(Asn)/Glu-tRNA(Gln) amidotransferase subunit GatA, with product MNLLDPRTFSVAEARRSLDAREITATELTRALLDRISLVEGRLHALLAVTGERALEDAARADEELSAGISKPLLGIPIVLKDIFATKGIRTTCASRILENFVPPYDADSTERLAAAGAILMGKANMDEFAMGSSNENSAYGACRNPWDLDRVPGGSSGGSAVAVAAGEALASLGTDTGGSIRLPAAFTGVSGLKPTYGRVSRYGVIAYASSLDQVGPFAKTAEDLAMVLGVIAGHDPKDSTSAEVAVPDYRAELSGDLKGLKLGLPRQYFEGGISEDVERAVREALEVLRGRGAELVEVDLPHTPYAVATYYLIATAEASSNLGRYDGVRYGHRTAKATNLLEMYRESRVEGFGPEVKRRIILGTYALSAGYYDAYYRKALQARTLIREDFEKAYAHCDAIVTPTAPQTAFRLGEKASDPLSMYLSDVFTNSANLAGIPGLVVPCGFDTKRLPIGLQILAPSFGEATALKIGDAYQQDTAWHQEMADLTGGKN from the coding sequence ATGAATTTACTCGACCCCAGAACGTTTTCTGTTGCCGAGGCTCGTCGGAGCCTCGACGCGCGAGAAATCACAGCCACAGAGCTGACACGCGCCCTGCTCGACCGGATCAGCCTTGTCGAAGGCCGGCTGCACGCGCTGCTCGCCGTTACCGGGGAACGCGCGCTCGAAGACGCCGCCCGAGCCGACGAGGAGCTTTCGGCGGGCATCTCCAAGCCCCTGCTCGGAATCCCGATCGTTCTGAAGGATATCTTCGCGACCAAAGGAATTCGGACCACCTGCGCCTCACGAATCCTGGAGAATTTTGTGCCGCCCTACGATGCCGATTCCACTGAACGACTGGCGGCGGCCGGCGCTATCCTCATGGGCAAGGCGAATATGGACGAATTCGCCATGGGGTCTTCCAATGAAAACTCCGCTTACGGCGCTTGTCGAAACCCCTGGGATCTCGATCGCGTGCCCGGAGGATCCTCAGGCGGGTCCGCGGTTGCCGTCGCAGCCGGCGAAGCCCTCGCGTCTCTGGGTACCGACACCGGAGGCTCGATTCGACTGCCGGCAGCCTTTACCGGGGTCAGCGGACTCAAACCGACCTACGGTCGAGTCTCCCGGTACGGCGTGATCGCTTACGCGTCTTCCCTCGACCAGGTTGGACCGTTCGCGAAAACAGCTGAAGATTTGGCGATGGTGCTGGGCGTCATCGCGGGTCATGACCCAAAGGACTCGACCTCTGCAGAGGTTGCCGTACCCGACTACCGCGCGGAACTCAGCGGCGATCTGAAGGGTCTGAAACTCGGCTTGCCCCGGCAATATTTCGAGGGAGGGATCTCCGAGGATGTCGAGCGAGCCGTACGCGAAGCGTTGGAGGTCCTGCGAGGGCGCGGCGCTGAATTGGTCGAGGTCGACCTTCCTCATACGCCATACGCAGTCGCGACCTACTATCTGATTGCGACAGCAGAAGCCTCCTCGAATCTCGGACGCTACGACGGCGTGCGCTATGGGCATCGGACCGCCAAGGCCACCAACCTGCTCGAGATGTACCGGGAAAGCCGAGTGGAGGGATTCGGGCCAGAGGTCAAACGCCGTATCATTCTGGGCACCTATGCGCTCTCGGCGGGCTACTATGATGCCTACTACCGCAAGGCTCTGCAGGCGCGCACCTTGATCCGGGAAGACTTCGAGAAGGCCTATGCCCACTGCGATGCCATCGTCACCCCGACCGCGCCCCAGACAGCGTTCCGGCTCGGAGAAAAGGCCTCCGACCCCTTGTCCATGTATCTCTCGGACGTTTTCACCAACTCCGCCAATCTCGCTGGAATCCCGGGGCTGGTCGTACCGTGCGGATTCGACACCAAAAGACTTCCGATAGGTCTGCAGATCCTCGCCCCCTCGTTCGGCGAGGCGACTGCCTTGAAGATCGGCGATGCCTACCAGCAAGACACCGCCTGGCATCAGGAAATGGCAGATCTGACCGGGGGCAAAAACTGA
- a CDS encoding Hsp70 family protein codes for MADFVVGIDLGTTNSSLAFADSSGDSRPQSFQIPQLVSEGEVAGRATLPSALYLAGEHDVAAEAIVLPWASPQEEVVGTLATALGTRQAGRLVTSAKSWLCHGGVDRESAILPWGADAEVRKRSPVEVSSRFLAHMKAGWDARHPDSPLSRQDVVLAVPASFDEVARELTVQAASLAGLERVRLLEEPQAALYAWTATHENWRSLLEGISLILVVDVGGGTTDFSLVAVRTTATGRGLERTFVGNHLLVGGDNMDLALAHAIVGDRRSGLDAPRWQQLTLQTRLAKERILDANDPADSVEIAVAGGGRRLLGNTLRGSLAGSLAEKTLLEGFFPLVEADARPLETEAGLQEFGLPFAADPAISRHLAAFLGRASAALGTGVVPDAVLFNGGALKPEPIRKRLCEQLLRWTGRSPVELADADHDLAVARGAVAYGKALRGSGNRISGGSARSYFLGVAGREPPTMVCLASRGMQEGEEVELSEPLLELATNQHVQFPLFVSTTRMGDTPGALYPRDSDSVTALPPLGSRLQFGKSLESRPVPVSLRALLTETGTLEVWCESRETTHRWKLSFDLRTQATSETWAPEGGEESSGAETVFAPEALAKAETVLAQAFVGDADPVRVMARLEDVLGLSRSGWPMPALRHLWDVLLAHESFRRRSPEHESRWLNLCGYLLRPGYGELGDDLRSEKVWRLFNEGLYFPKSSQCGAEWWVLWKRVAGGLSRPQQTALLQELRPVLLPGNRRRKNRKRSAAQQFREMWQVAGSLERVGVGPKGEVFDGLLGKTADLQSLSDAEVWALGRMGARELVYGPADTVLPPARVAEVLRAFLNCPGDLSPSQALAVAQMARRSGDRARDLEEDLREACAQRLSGNENTRELAAIVRTVQPASPELRARIVADSLPTGLRIVLDDNP; via the coding sequence ATGGCTGATTTTGTTGTCGGAATTGATTTGGGTACGACCAATTCATCTCTGGCCTTCGCTGATTCGAGTGGTGACTCGCGGCCGCAATCGTTTCAGATTCCGCAATTGGTCAGCGAAGGGGAAGTTGCGGGTCGTGCGACACTGCCGTCCGCCCTCTACCTCGCCGGCGAGCACGATGTCGCGGCGGAAGCGATTGTGCTGCCTTGGGCGAGTCCGCAGGAGGAGGTGGTGGGCACTCTGGCGACAGCCTTGGGAACGCGTCAGGCAGGGCGTCTGGTGACCTCGGCCAAGTCCTGGTTGTGTCACGGCGGGGTCGACCGCGAGTCGGCCATTCTTCCGTGGGGTGCCGATGCAGAGGTCCGCAAGCGGTCTCCCGTGGAGGTTTCTTCTCGATTTCTCGCCCATATGAAGGCGGGCTGGGATGCCCGGCATCCCGATTCCCCTCTCTCCCGGCAAGATGTGGTTTTGGCGGTTCCGGCATCGTTTGACGAAGTCGCTCGCGAACTCACCGTGCAGGCCGCTTCGCTCGCCGGGTTGGAAAGAGTCCGCCTTCTCGAGGAACCTCAGGCAGCTCTCTATGCGTGGACCGCCACCCACGAGAACTGGCGAAGCCTTCTCGAAGGTATTTCCCTGATCCTTGTGGTGGATGTCGGCGGCGGAACGACCGATTTCTCGTTGGTGGCAGTGCGCACCACCGCCACGGGACGCGGGCTCGAACGCACCTTCGTCGGAAACCATTTGCTTGTGGGGGGCGACAATATGGATCTGGCGTTGGCGCACGCAATCGTCGGCGATCGACGTTCCGGGCTGGACGCGCCTCGCTGGCAGCAGCTCACCTTGCAGACACGACTCGCCAAGGAGCGAATCCTCGATGCCAACGATCCCGCCGATTCCGTCGAGATTGCGGTTGCCGGGGGTGGGCGGCGTCTGCTCGGGAATACCTTGAGAGGCAGTCTGGCCGGTTCCCTCGCCGAGAAGACCCTTCTCGAGGGTTTTTTTCCGCTGGTGGAGGCGGATGCTCGACCGCTGGAAACCGAGGCAGGCCTGCAGGAGTTTGGCCTTCCGTTTGCGGCAGATCCGGCGATCTCGCGTCATCTGGCGGCCTTTCTGGGTCGCGCCTCTGCTGCTCTCGGGACCGGAGTGGTCCCCGATGCCGTTCTTTTTAATGGTGGGGCCCTCAAGCCTGAGCCGATCCGGAAACGCCTTTGCGAGCAGCTCCTTCGTTGGACAGGGCGATCCCCAGTCGAGCTGGCCGATGCCGATCATGACCTTGCGGTCGCTCGAGGGGCCGTCGCGTACGGAAAAGCTCTGCGAGGAAGCGGGAACCGGATCTCCGGGGGCTCGGCGCGTTCGTACTTTCTGGGGGTTGCCGGTCGCGAGCCGCCCACGATGGTCTGCCTGGCCAGCCGGGGAATGCAGGAGGGCGAAGAGGTTGAACTGAGCGAGCCACTCCTCGAGCTCGCCACCAACCAGCATGTGCAATTTCCGCTCTTCGTGTCGACCACAAGGATGGGCGATACACCCGGAGCGCTGTACCCGCGGGATAGCGACAGCGTTACCGCTCTGCCGCCGCTGGGCAGTCGTCTGCAGTTCGGCAAGTCTCTGGAATCTCGTCCTGTTCCAGTGAGTTTGCGAGCACTTCTCACAGAAACGGGGACCCTGGAAGTCTGGTGCGAATCGAGGGAAACCACGCATCGCTGGAAATTGTCCTTCGATCTCCGTACCCAAGCCACGTCGGAGACATGGGCGCCCGAAGGGGGAGAGGAATCCTCTGGTGCCGAAACGGTGTTCGCGCCCGAGGCGCTCGCGAAAGCAGAGACGGTCCTTGCCCAAGCCTTTGTCGGGGATGCGGATCCGGTCCGGGTGATGGCAAGGCTGGAGGACGTTCTGGGTCTGTCGCGCAGTGGCTGGCCGATGCCCGCATTGCGCCATTTATGGGATGTTCTCCTCGCGCATGAATCCTTCCGTCGGCGTTCGCCGGAGCACGAATCACGGTGGTTGAACCTTTGTGGCTACCTGCTTCGCCCAGGCTATGGAGAACTTGGAGACGATCTCCGTTCGGAGAAGGTCTGGCGGCTCTTCAACGAGGGACTCTACTTCCCGAAATCGAGTCAATGCGGTGCCGAATGGTGGGTTCTCTGGAAGCGGGTCGCCGGGGGGTTGAGTCGGCCGCAGCAAACAGCGCTTTTGCAGGAGTTACGCCCCGTCTTGTTGCCCGGGAATCGTCGGCGCAAGAACCGGAAGCGCTCCGCAGCCCAGCAATTCCGTGAAATGTGGCAGGTTGCCGGCTCGCTCGAGCGAGTCGGTGTCGGGCCCAAGGGCGAAGTTTTCGATGGCCTCCTCGGCAAGACGGCCGATTTGCAATCGCTCTCGGACGCAGAGGTCTGGGCGCTGGGTCGGATGGGGGCTCGCGAACTCGTTTATGGTCCAGCGGATACTGTTCTTCCGCCCGCACGGGTGGCCGAAGTCTTGCGGGCGTTCCTGAACTGCCCCGGAGATCTTTCTCCGTCGCAGGCCTTGGCCGTCGCCCAGATGGCACGTCGTTCGGGTGACCGCGCAAGAGACCTCGAGGAGGATTTACGCGAGGCATGTGCGCAACGCCTTTCCGGGAACGAAAACACCCGCGAACTCGCGGCGATCGTTCGGACGGTTCAGCCTGCGAGTCCCGAACTCCGAGCCCGCATCGTCGCCGACAGTCTTCCCACCGGCCTTCGCATCGTCCTCGATGACAATCCGTAG
- a CDS encoding DUF1499 domain-containing protein yields the protein MVTQKRSQWLDRIGSFFALLLFAGILVGWLRLGAALTAFYLFALGGIGAALVSGAFFVRRLRGHPLGAPGLATVAAGLAFILAVLTSSGDGPPINDFTTDLQEPPSFAHARTLPANLGRDMEYPKEYAAQQTECCGDLAPQTFSTQSSETFAAAAAIAEAEPQWTVVLVNPENGTIEATASTLIFGFQDDIVVRVRPSDSGSIVDIRSKSRDGKSDLGANAARIRSFQNKLSDQIR from the coding sequence ATGGTCACGCAAAAACGTTCTCAATGGCTCGATCGCATCGGCTCCTTCTTTGCCTTACTGCTTTTCGCCGGGATCCTCGTGGGTTGGCTGCGCCTCGGCGCCGCTCTAACCGCTTTCTATCTTTTTGCTCTCGGTGGCATCGGCGCTGCGCTGGTTTCGGGGGCTTTCTTCGTCCGACGCCTGCGCGGACACCCCCTGGGCGCACCCGGTCTCGCGACTGTGGCTGCCGGACTCGCGTTCATCCTTGCTGTTCTGACATCCTCGGGGGATGGGCCTCCGATCAACGACTTCACCACCGATCTTCAGGAGCCTCCTAGCTTTGCCCACGCCCGCACGCTCCCCGCAAACCTTGGACGCGATATGGAATATCCGAAAGAGTACGCGGCGCAGCAAACGGAATGCTGCGGCGACCTCGCACCGCAAACATTTTCAACCCAATCTTCAGAAACGTTTGCAGCGGCCGCGGCAATCGCCGAGGCTGAACCGCAGTGGACCGTCGTCCTCGTCAATCCAGAAAATGGCACCATCGAGGCGACTGCTTCGACACTCATTTTCGGATTCCAGGACGACATCGTGGTGCGCGTCCGCCCGAGCGATTCGGGAAGCATCGTGGATATCCGCTCGAAGTCCCGCGACGGGAAAAGCGATCTGGGGGCGAACGCCGCACGTATCCGATCGTTCCAAAATAAACTTTCCGATCAGATTCGCTGA
- the gatC gene encoding Asp-tRNA(Asn)/Glu-tRNA(Gln) amidotransferase subunit GatC, which translates to MAVTIEDVENMARLARLGLREEEKHSLRGELESILAYVEKLQELDTDGVLPTLGSGNERPVLREDAVTNPERAREMVAGAPDPDETFLRVPKILD; encoded by the coding sequence ATGGCGGTGACTATCGAGGATGTGGAAAACATGGCACGCCTTGCCAGGCTTGGCCTGCGCGAGGAAGAAAAGCATTCGTTGCGAGGGGAGTTGGAGTCGATCCTGGCATACGTCGAAAAGCTCCAGGAACTCGACACCGACGGTGTTCTGCCCACTCTGGGGTCCGGGAACGAGCGCCCGGTCCTGCGGGAAGATGCCGTGACCAACCCGGAACGAGCCCGCGAGATGGTCGCCGGCGCACCAGACCCGGACGAAACCTTCCTTCGTGTTCCCAAGATTCTCGACTAG
- the gatB gene encoding Asp-tRNA(Asn)/Glu-tRNA(Gln) amidotransferase subunit GatB, whose translation MNGDKQMDTAPGDPSSQRYGDWEPVIGLEVHAQLLTVSKLFCGCSTSFGAEPNAHTCPVCLGMPGVLPVLNRRAVELSVRTALATGCSLPETAIWSRKNYFYPDLPKGYQVSMYEEPLAVGGHLDVPLEGGTTRVRLTRIHMEEDAGKSIHDPQEAYSRVDLNRAGVPLMEIVSEPDIRSPKEAAEYMRTLRVLLQHIGSCDGNMEEGSMRCDANVSIRKRGTEQLGTRTEIKNMNSFRNIERAVDWEILRQIDLVEDGGSVVQQTRLWDADRERTESMRSKEDAHDYRYFPEPDLPPLRVEPEWIEAIRADLPELPAQRRDRFVRDYSLSAYDAAILTSRRDLGDYYEAAVAAHDNPKSIANWVMGDVQRIVRDRRLDDALVIEEWPVAATTLGNLVMRIDDQTISGKIAKNVFEQMLESGKDADQIIEEQGLRQVTDPGAIAAVVTSVIAAHPDKVEEYRGGKDKLIGFFVGLVMKETQGKANPKAVNEALRAQLAAPE comes from the coding sequence ATGAACGGAGACAAGCAAATGGATACCGCTCCGGGGGATCCCTCGAGTCAGCGCTATGGGGACTGGGAGCCCGTGATCGGCCTTGAGGTTCACGCACAGCTTCTGACCGTCTCCAAACTCTTCTGCGGATGTTCCACCTCGTTCGGGGCCGAGCCGAATGCCCATACCTGTCCGGTCTGTCTGGGCATGCCTGGCGTTCTACCCGTGCTCAACCGACGCGCCGTCGAGTTGTCGGTGCGCACCGCTCTCGCGACCGGATGCTCCTTGCCTGAGACCGCAATCTGGTCGCGCAAGAACTATTTCTACCCGGACCTGCCCAAGGGCTATCAAGTCAGCATGTACGAGGAACCACTCGCCGTTGGCGGTCATCTCGACGTCCCGCTCGAGGGTGGAACAACTCGCGTGCGCCTCACGCGCATTCATATGGAAGAGGATGCGGGCAAGAGCATTCATGATCCTCAGGAAGCTTATTCGCGCGTCGACTTGAATCGGGCGGGTGTACCTTTGATGGAGATCGTCAGCGAGCCCGATATCCGATCCCCCAAAGAGGCCGCCGAGTATATGAGGACGCTTCGCGTCCTCCTCCAGCATATCGGCTCCTGCGATGGAAATATGGAAGAGGGAAGTATGCGCTGTGACGCAAATGTCTCGATCCGCAAGCGCGGGACCGAGCAACTGGGTACGCGCACCGAGATCAAGAACATGAATTCTTTCCGGAATATCGAGCGAGCCGTCGACTGGGAGATCCTGCGTCAGATTGATCTGGTCGAGGACGGCGGCTCCGTCGTCCAGCAGACGCGTCTCTGGGATGCAGACCGCGAGCGCACCGAGTCGATGCGATCCAAGGAAGACGCTCATGATTATCGCTACTTTCCGGAACCCGACCTTCCGCCATTGCGCGTCGAGCCCGAATGGATCGAAGCCATTCGCGCGGACCTCCCCGAGCTCCCGGCCCAACGCCGGGATCGCTTTGTTCGAGACTACAGCCTGTCCGCATATGATGCGGCGATCCTCACCAGCCGTCGCGACCTCGGGGATTATTACGAAGCCGCTGTCGCCGCCCATGACAATCCCAAATCGATCGCCAACTGGGTCATGGGCGATGTCCAGCGGATTGTCAGAGACCGCCGCCTCGACGATGCTCTCGTGATTGAAGAGTGGCCGGTGGCGGCCACTACACTCGGTAATTTGGTGATGCGAATCGACGACCAGACCATCAGCGGGAAGATCGCAAAAAACGTTTTCGAGCAGATGCTGGAATCCGGCAAGGACGCCGATCAGATCATCGAGGAACAGGGCCTCCGGCAAGTGACAGACCCGGGCGCGATCGCAGCGGTCGTTACCAGCGTGATCGCGGCTCATCCCGATAAAGTCGAGGAATATCGCGGTGGCAAGGATAAACTTATCGGATTCTTTGTCGGCCTTGTCATGAAAGAGACGCAGGGCAAAGCGAACCCGAAAGCTGTCAACGAGGCCCTACGGGCCCAACTGGCCGCTCCCGAGTAA
- a CDS encoding HU family DNA-binding protein, producing the protein MTKTELLTVLAESADITKKQADQVLTTLVTTAAKAVKKGDPVKIPGLGILRLRKMKARMGRNPQTGEAIKIPARKKVGFTVAKAFKDGVLGVKKK; encoded by the coding sequence ATGACAAAGACGGAATTGCTGACGGTACTCGCCGAGTCTGCGGACATCACAAAGAAGCAGGCAGATCAGGTATTGACGACGCTGGTCACGACGGCTGCGAAGGCAGTCAAGAAGGGCGATCCGGTCAAGATTCCCGGTTTGGGTATCTTGCGTCTGCGCAAGATGAAGGCCCGCATGGGGCGGAATCCGCAGACGGGTGAAGCGATCAAGATTCCGGCCCGCAAGAAGGTCGGCTTCACAGTTGCCAAGGCATTCAAAGATGGGGTTCTTGGCGTCAAAAAGAAGTAA
- a CDS encoding PKD domain-containing protein, with product MFSRLLISLAVFFLIAGGLGAAETGQPGPTPGNPEDRVGALTVFADGDETMGAIPLGVQLDVEVLPGTGVPPYRYHWDFGDGTTFSDQQNPSHVYRVPGSFRASVIVIDGREEVDQDYVDVTVYEVVGEGDVTARELQAWVSSQGKTGGVAPFVVRPSPGADSGASQGATIPERSASGK from the coding sequence ATGTTTTCCCGTTTATTGATCTCGCTTGCTGTTTTTTTTCTCATTGCTGGGGGACTCGGGGCCGCCGAGACAGGTCAACCGGGGCCGACGCCCGGTAATCCCGAGGATCGCGTGGGCGCGTTGACGGTTTTTGCGGATGGCGATGAGACGATGGGGGCGATTCCTCTGGGGGTGCAATTGGACGTCGAGGTTCTGCCCGGCACCGGGGTACCACCCTATCGCTACCATTGGGACTTTGGTGACGGCACGACATTCAGCGATCAGCAAAACCCTTCGCACGTCTACCGGGTACCGGGGAGCTTTCGCGCGAGTGTGATCGTGATTGACGGTCGAGAGGAGGTCGATCAGGACTACGTGGATGTGACCGTTTACGAAGTCGTGGGCGAAGGGGATGTGACGGCCCGAGAGTTGCAAGCGTGGGTGTCATCTCAAGGCAAGACAGGTGGCGTGGCGCCCTTCGTTGTCCGGCCGAGTCCGGGGGCCGATTCGGGGGCATCGCAGGGCGCAACGATCCCGGAGAGGTCGGCCTCGGGGAAGTAG
- a CDS encoding DUF2760 domain-containing protein — MGMQAGGQRRFFWSFAGLVVSWAGVFWALAALGSINAAAWVAYQEAWTAGDPQIILRATGESPGLPAFVALFLGPVVALLAGRMSGSGVPVKVETEARPPEPPEAPVGPDPDAVALRLLATLQEEARLLDFVSEDVAGYSDEEVGAAARGVHAGLVRALRDRVRLAPLREEEEGAPVVLEEGFSPVSIRLQGSPTGQAPWQGVLVHPGWIATFVELPRATEGSDPRILAPAEIDVNQG; from the coding sequence ATGGGAATGCAGGCAGGTGGGCAGCGTCGTTTTTTTTGGAGCTTTGCAGGGTTGGTGGTCTCCTGGGCCGGAGTTTTCTGGGCGCTCGCGGCGCTTGGTTCCATCAACGCGGCCGCCTGGGTGGCTTACCAGGAGGCGTGGACGGCCGGTGACCCGCAGATCATTCTGAGGGCGACCGGCGAGTCGCCCGGCCTCCCCGCTTTTGTGGCGCTCTTTCTTGGTCCTGTGGTCGCCCTTCTGGCCGGGCGGATGAGCGGTTCGGGTGTCCCGGTGAAGGTGGAGACGGAAGCACGCCCTCCCGAACCGCCGGAGGCGCCGGTCGGCCCGGATCCGGATGCTGTGGCGCTTCGTCTGCTGGCTACTCTGCAGGAAGAGGCTCGCCTTCTGGATTTTGTGTCGGAAGATGTGGCCGGCTACAGTGACGAGGAGGTCGGGGCCGCGGCAAGGGGCGTGCACGCAGGTCTCGTGAGAGCGCTGCGAGATCGGGTTCGCCTTGCACCCCTGCGTGAGGAGGAGGAGGGCGCTCCGGTGGTTCTGGAGGAGGGTTTCTCGCCGGTCTCCATCCGGCTGCAGGGGAGCCCGACGGGCCAGGCTCCGTGGCAGGGCGTTCTTGTGCATCCTGGCTGGATCGCAACCTTTGTGGAGCTCCCGCGAGCCACCGAAGGAAGTGACCCTCGGATTTTGGCGCCTGCGGAAATCGATGTGAATCAAGGATGA
- a CDS encoding Hsp70 family protein → MSASPDGSRYVVGIDLGTTNSGVAWIDLENISVGVEMLAIPQVVAAGSVEALTSLPSCLYLPRRDEQEIGSLQSPWGPTPPGVAGTFALRRSGANPDQVIHSAKSWLCHQAGFAGEPLLPEGVGEEFVRISALEASTAYLRHLREAWDWQMAGKDAGLRLEHQDVVLTVPASFDAAAREQTIAAARDAGIQNPQLLEEPQAAVYHWAGLDGARLRENLVLGDSVLVCDVGGGTTDFSLLVVDEQDGELHLERVAVGDHLLLGGDNMDLALAFDVRQKLAKEGTRLDPQQFRSLVASCREGKESLLAEGGPDEFPLTVLARSRKLLGGTIRATLLRADMERLLLGGFFAEVPANHESSPQDQEGLQEIGLPFARDPSITAHLATFLRNHGHQLEGASGPTCLLLNGGVLAAPPIVGRLESVLGKWAAEKGGTPPRLLQGANLAEGVARGAAVFGAARRGEGLRIRSGAARSYYIGMASSMPAVPGQAPAQRSICVVPFGLEEGSSVVIPGMQLGLLLGAHAEFRLYASSTRNDDCAGTLLDEFETEELDELAPLGVELSGVAGARVQVHMESHLTEIGTLEIFFVAEGDGRWQLTFGVRAEGGAEHG, encoded by the coding sequence ATGAGTGCAAGTCCCGACGGAAGCCGATACGTCGTTGGCATCGACCTCGGTACCACCAATTCCGGAGTTGCCTGGATCGACCTAGAGAATATTTCGGTCGGTGTCGAGATGTTGGCGATCCCGCAAGTGGTTGCGGCCGGGTCGGTCGAGGCCCTCACTTCGCTTCCTTCCTGTCTCTATCTTCCCCGGCGTGATGAGCAGGAAATTGGTTCGCTGCAATCACCGTGGGGCCCGACACCTCCAGGCGTCGCCGGTACCTTCGCTCTGCGGCGATCGGGGGCAAATCCGGATCAGGTGATTCATTCGGCGAAGTCCTGGCTTTGCCATCAGGCCGGTTTTGCCGGTGAACCTCTGCTCCCCGAAGGCGTTGGCGAGGAGTTCGTGCGAATTTCGGCGCTGGAGGCGAGTACGGCGTACCTGCGGCATTTGCGGGAGGCATGGGATTGGCAGATGGCCGGCAAGGATGCGGGCCTTCGTCTGGAACATCAAGATGTCGTGCTGACGGTGCCGGCTTCGTTTGATGCAGCCGCGCGAGAGCAGACAATCGCGGCTGCTCGCGACGCGGGCATCCAGAATCCGCAATTGCTCGAAGAGCCTCAGGCAGCGGTGTATCACTGGGCAGGACTGGATGGAGCCCGATTACGGGAGAATCTGGTTCTGGGCGACTCCGTGCTCGTATGTGACGTAGGGGGCGGGACGACCGACTTCAGCTTGCTCGTTGTTGACGAGCAGGATGGCGAACTTCATCTTGAGCGGGTCGCGGTGGGCGACCATCTTCTGCTGGGCGGGGATAATATGGATCTCGCGCTCGCGTTTGATGTGCGTCAGAAATTGGCGAAGGAAGGTACCCGTCTGGACCCGCAACAGTTCCGCTCACTGGTGGCATCGTGTCGCGAGGGGAAAGAAAGTCTTCTCGCGGAGGGCGGACCCGACGAGTTCCCGCTCACCGTGCTCGCTCGGTCTCGGAAGCTTTTGGGTGGGACGATTCGCGCCACGCTGCTTCGAGCCGATATGGAGCGATTGTTGCTGGGCGGGTTTTTTGCGGAGGTCCCGGCGAATCATGAGTCGAGCCCTCAGGATCAGGAGGGGCTCCAGGAAATAGGGCTTCCTTTTGCTCGGGACCCCTCGATCACGGCTCATCTGGCGACCTTCCTCCGAAATCATGGTCATCAGCTCGAAGGCGCCAGCGGCCCAACCTGCCTGCTTCTGAATGGCGGGGTGCTCGCGGCACCCCCGATCGTCGGCAGGTTGGAGTCGGTTTTGGGCAAATGGGCGGCGGAAAAGGGTGGGACTCCGCCGCGGCTTCTGCAAGGCGCAAATTTGGCGGAAGGTGTCGCACGTGGCGCTGCGGTCTTCGGGGCGGCGCGTCGCGGGGAGGGTCTGCGAATCCGCAGCGGCGCTGCGCGCTCGTATTATATCGGCATGGCGAGTTCCATGCCGGCGGTGCCGGGGCAGGCTCCGGCGCAGAGAAGTATCTGCGTGGTTCCCTTCGGACTCGAGGAGGGAAGTTCGGTCGTGATCCCCGGGATGCAATTGGGACTTTTGCTTGGCGCCCATGCGGAGTTCCGGCTCTATGCCTCCTCGACTCGCAATGACGACTGCGCCGGAACGCTGCTCGATGAGTTTGAAACCGAGGAACTCGACGAGCTGGCGCCGTTGGGCGTTGAGCTATCCGGGGTGGCCGGCGCTCGCGTGCAGGTCCACATGGAATCGCATTTGACGGAAATCGGTACGCTCGAAATTTTCTTCGTCGCGGAGGGGGACGGTCGCTGGCAACTGACCTTCGGGGTAAGGGCCGAAGGGGGAGCTGAGCATGGCTGA